The DNA region TTTACGAGTCGGGATTGGATGGAGGCGACCTGGACGAGTCTACAGATCGCGTCTGCAGTCTGTATCCTCGCGACCGTGCTCGGTACGATTCTCGCGGTTGCCTTGGTAAAAGGACGGTTCCCGGGCAAGAACATGATCTATGCTCTGGCAGTCTCGCCGATGATAATCCCCCTTATAATCAGTGCGGTAGCCATCTATTTCTTTTACTCAAGGCTCCATATGGTGGGGACAAAAGCTGGGGTGGTCATCGCGCATACGATTCTTGCGATCCCGTTTGTACTGGTGATCGTAAGCTCTGCCTTGAAAGGCTTCGATGAGACTCTCGAAAGGGCTTCTCTCAGCCTGGGCGCTAATCCTCTGAAGACATTCCTGCTGGTGACATTGCCCGTGATACGGCCGGCCGTGATTTCTGGAGCTCTCTTTGCGTTTATCACCTCTTTTGACGAAGTGGTGATAGTCATATTTATCGCCGGTA from Deltaproteobacteria bacterium includes:
- a CDS encoding ABC transporter permease, which encodes MRSSRTPASLKPLSQKVSSYILYVFCGFVFLLLVAPTFVVVPISFSSSRFLQFPPPGFSTQWYENYFTSRDWMEATWTSLQIASAVCILATVLGTILAVALVKGRFPGKNMIYALAVSPMIIPLIISAVAIYFFYSRLHMVGTKAGVVIAHTILAIPFVLVIVSSALKGFDETLERASLSLGANPLKTFLLVTLPVIRPAVISGALFAFITSFDEVVIVIFIAGTHAVTLPKRMWDGIRLEIDPTIAAVASLLIGLSVLLMIAISLHRKRR